Proteins encoded by one window of Micromonospora coxensis:
- a CDS encoding UDP-glucose dehydrogenase family protein, with amino-acid sequence MTIPYPNIQPVPAIAPVTPPSGAPRPRVTFLGTGYLGATYAICYAELGYEVLGFDVDADKIAKLNAGEVPIHEPGLDELLKRNLAAGRLRFSTDIAETAEFGDVHFICVGTPQRADGMGADLSYVEASVTSLAQHLTRKALIVGKSTVPVGTAEWVEQLVGKHTPADLGVEVAWSPEFLQEGFAVDDVLRPNRIVVGVKSEWANAMLYAAHKGVFDLAATEDREVPLVVTDFATAELVKVAANAFLATKISFINAMAEVCEASGGDVTQLARAIGYDPRIGNRFLQAGLGFGGACLPKDIRAFQARAQELGAGEALRFLHEVDLINLRRRTRVLQLAADLLGRRSGPAGPDFAGTRIAVLGATFKPNTDDVRDAPALAVAALLHKAGADVHVYDPQGTENARRVAPELTYEASVTDAVTGADLVCVLTEWADFRNADPVALGELVAGRKVVDGRNCLDSALWTQAGWEYRGMGRP; translated from the coding sequence GTGACGATCCCGTACCCGAACATCCAGCCGGTGCCGGCCATCGCCCCGGTGACGCCGCCCTCGGGTGCGCCGCGGCCCCGGGTCACCTTCCTCGGCACCGGGTACCTCGGCGCGACGTACGCGATCTGCTACGCCGAACTGGGCTACGAGGTGCTCGGCTTCGACGTCGACGCCGACAAGATCGCCAAGCTGAACGCCGGCGAGGTGCCGATCCACGAGCCCGGCCTCGACGAGCTGCTCAAGCGCAACCTGGCCGCCGGCCGGCTGCGGTTCAGCACCGACATCGCCGAGACCGCCGAGTTCGGCGACGTGCACTTCATCTGCGTGGGCACCCCGCAGCGCGCCGACGGGATGGGCGCCGACCTGTCGTACGTCGAGGCGTCGGTGACCAGCCTGGCCCAGCACCTGACCCGCAAGGCGCTGATCGTCGGCAAGTCCACCGTGCCGGTCGGCACCGCCGAGTGGGTGGAGCAGCTGGTCGGCAAGCACACCCCGGCCGACCTGGGCGTCGAGGTGGCCTGGAGCCCCGAGTTCCTCCAGGAGGGCTTCGCCGTCGACGACGTGCTGCGCCCCAACCGGATCGTGGTCGGCGTCAAGAGCGAGTGGGCCAACGCCATGCTCTACGCCGCCCACAAGGGCGTCTTCGACCTGGCCGCCACCGAGGACCGGGAGGTCCCCCTGGTGGTCACCGACTTCGCCACCGCCGAGCTGGTCAAGGTCGCCGCGAACGCCTTCCTGGCCACCAAGATCTCCTTCATCAACGCGATGGCCGAGGTCTGCGAGGCCTCGGGCGGCGACGTCACGCAGCTCGCCCGCGCCATCGGGTACGACCCGCGCATCGGCAACCGGTTCCTCCAGGCCGGCCTCGGCTTCGGCGGCGCCTGCCTGCCCAAGGACATCCGCGCCTTCCAGGCCCGGGCGCAGGAGCTGGGCGCCGGCGAGGCGCTGCGCTTCCTGCACGAGGTGGACCTGATCAACCTGCGCCGCCGGACCCGCGTGCTCCAGCTCGCCGCCGACCTGCTCGGCCGCCGCTCCGGCCCGGCCGGGCCCGACTTCGCCGGCACCCGGATCGCGGTGCTCGGCGCGACCTTCAAGCCCAACACCGACGACGTCCGCGACGCCCCGGCGCTCGCCGTCGCCGCACTGCTGCACAAGGCCGGCGCCGACGTGCACGTGTACGACCCGCAGGGCACCGAGAACGCCCGCCGGGTGGCCCCCGAGCTGACCTACGAGGCCAGCGTGACCGACGCCGTCACCGGAGCCGACCTGGTCTGCGTGCTCACCGAGTGGGCCGACTTCCGCAACGCCGACCCGGTCGCCCTCGGCGAGCTGGTCGCCGGCCGCAAGGTGGTCGACGGACGCAACTGTCTGGATTCGGCACTGTGGACGCAGGCCGGCTGGGAGTACCGGGGCATGGGCCGCCCCTGA
- a CDS encoding acyl-CoA dehydrogenase family protein has translation MAAEQSFDVYRLPEEHEAIREAVREVCDAKVAPNAAEADETGEFPKASYDALRAADFHAAHIPVEYGGAGADALATAIVIEEVARACASSSLIPAVNKLGTMPLILAGSEELKQKYLTKVASGDAMFSYCLSEPEAGSDAASMTTKAVRDGDHWVLNGVKRWITNAGVSEFYTVFAVTDPTARSRGISAFVVEKSDPGVSFGAPEKKLGIKGSPTREVYFDNVRIPADRMIGAEGTGFATAMKTLDHTRVTIAAQAVGIAQGALDYAKGYVQERKQFGKPVADFQGIQFMLADMGMKLEAARQLTYAAAGKSERGDADLTYFGAAAKCYASDAAMEITTDAVQLLGGYGYTRDYPVERMMRDAKITQIYEGTNQVQRIVMARQLLKG, from the coding sequence ATGGCCGCAGAGCAGTCGTTCGACGTCTACCGGTTGCCCGAGGAGCACGAGGCGATCCGCGAGGCGGTCCGTGAGGTCTGTGACGCGAAGGTGGCCCCCAACGCCGCCGAGGCGGACGAGACCGGCGAGTTCCCGAAGGCGTCGTACGACGCCCTGCGGGCCGCGGACTTCCACGCCGCGCACATCCCCGTCGAGTACGGCGGCGCCGGCGCGGACGCGCTGGCCACGGCCATCGTGATCGAGGAGGTGGCGCGGGCCTGCGCCTCGTCCTCGCTGATCCCGGCGGTCAACAAGCTCGGCACGATGCCGCTGATCCTGGCCGGCTCCGAGGAGCTGAAGCAGAAGTACCTGACCAAGGTCGCCTCCGGCGACGCGATGTTCTCGTACTGCCTCTCCGAGCCGGAGGCGGGCAGCGACGCGGCGTCGATGACCACCAAGGCCGTCCGCGACGGTGACCACTGGGTGCTCAACGGCGTGAAGCGGTGGATCACCAACGCCGGCGTGTCGGAGTTCTACACCGTCTTCGCTGTGACCGATCCCACAGCCCGCTCGCGCGGCATCTCCGCCTTCGTGGTGGAGAAGTCCGACCCCGGGGTCAGCTTCGGCGCGCCGGAGAAGAAGCTCGGCATCAAGGGCTCCCCGACCCGCGAGGTCTACTTCGACAACGTCCGGATCCCGGCCGACCGCATGATCGGCGCGGAGGGCACCGGCTTCGCCACCGCGATGAAGACCCTGGACCACACCCGGGTCACCATCGCCGCCCAGGCCGTCGGCATCGCCCAGGGCGCGCTCGACTACGCCAAGGGCTACGTCCAGGAGCGCAAGCAGTTCGGCAAGCCGGTCGCGGACTTCCAGGGCATCCAGTTCATGCTCGCCGACATGGGCATGAAGCTGGAGGCGGCCCGGCAGTTGACGTACGCCGCCGCCGGCAAGTCGGAGCGCGGCGACGCCGACCTGACCTACTTCGGCGCGGCCGCCAAGTGCTACGCCTCGGACGCCGCCATGGAGATCACCACCGACGCGGTGCAGCTGCTCGGCGGGTACGGCTACACCCGGGACTACCCGGTCGAGCGGATGATGCGGGACGCCAAGATCACCCAGATCTACGAGGGCACCAACCAGGTGCAGCGCATCGTGATGGCCCGCCAGCTGCTCAAGGGCTGA
- a CDS encoding acyl-CoA thioesterase, with protein MTEHPSAPQGKPTSYSRVTLSRIMTAVDVNLYGTVHGGVLMKFVDDVAGAAAARHSGGTAVTASIDEIVFSEPVRVGDLVHAHAQINWTGHTSMEVGVKVMAERWDQVEDAPVRVATAYLVFVSVDLGGAPRPVRPVLPETAEDERRFREAEIRRAHRLAKRRAIQAHRAG; from the coding sequence ATGACCGAGCACCCCTCCGCCCCGCAGGGCAAGCCGACCTCGTATTCGCGGGTCACGCTGAGTCGCATCATGACTGCTGTCGATGTCAATCTGTACGGGACCGTGCACGGCGGGGTCCTGATGAAGTTCGTCGACGACGTGGCCGGCGCGGCGGCGGCCCGGCACAGCGGCGGCACGGCGGTCACCGCCTCGATCGACGAGATCGTCTTCTCCGAGCCGGTCCGGGTGGGTGACCTGGTCCACGCGCACGCCCAGATCAACTGGACCGGGCACACCTCGATGGAGGTCGGCGTGAAGGTGATGGCCGAGCGGTGGGACCAGGTCGAGGACGCGCCGGTCCGGGTCGCCACCGCGTACCTGGTCTTCGTCTCGGTGGACCTGGGCGGCGCGCCGCGTCCGGTCCGGCCGGTGCTGCCGGAGACCGCCGAGGACGAGCGCCGCTTCCGGGAGGCGGAGATCCGCCGCGCGCACCGGCTGGCCAAGCGGCGGGCGATCCAGGCGCACCGGGCGGGCTGA